The Desulfovibrio sp. genome contains the following window.
CAATCATGGCTGCCTCATGAAGCCGAGCTGGCGGCTTTGGTGGGTGCCGACGCTGCGGACCCTGTGGTTGGCGTAGGGGCGGGGGCCGCCTTGGCGGCGTTGGTTCCAGAATCGGATGCAGATGCGGAGGCTTTTTCGCCCGCCGTGCCGCCGGAAGCGGGGGCAAAGGAACCGCCGGAAGTGTCGGTGGAGGAGGCCGTTGAGCCGCCTTCTTCCGTGACGCCCTTGCGGTAGCCGTAGTCGCTCACATACCAGCCGCCGCCCTTGAGGACGAACGAAGTGTGCGACATGATGCGGGGCGAAGGCTCACCGCACTTGGGGCAGGGTTCCTGCCCGTGGGATTCCGATGCCTTGACCCATTCCTCAAACGTATGCTGACACTTGGGGCACTGATATTCGTAGATAGGCATGGTAACACTAAAGAGGTCATAACACGGCATGCTGCCGCGCTGACCACTGCTGCTTGTTTGCGCCCCGCGCGGCTGCCAGGAGGCAGCCGGGCCGAGCACCATATGTGACGGCGCGTCAATCCGCAGCCGTCGGAACGCCGGTTTCCCGTGTCCGAAGCTTAGGCCTTGGCAGCCTTGGCTTCGCGCACGCGCTGCTTCAGACGCTCTTCACGGCGCTTACGGCGGCGATCCAGTTCTTTCTTACGCTCAATTTTCTTATGTGCCATGATTCCCTCCAAGGGCAAGCCCCGTTAATATAAGTGGGTATTCATATGCTCTTTGATCGGCAAAGTCCAGCCCCGAGCCACATTCCGGGCCGAAAACACTGACCACAGGCGGAAAAATATCTGCCCCGCCTAGTGCCTTCCCGCGCTGTTGCCCGCATCGTAAAAGCCGCTGATATTGCCGCCAGCCTCCAGCCCGCAGGGCCAGAAACCATGACGAATCAGGATGTTCCGCAATTCGTGGAGCAGTTCTTCCGGCAGTTTTTCAGCCTGCAACACAGGCTCGGGCGTGAGCCGCAGACGAAAATCCCCCAGCGCGCCCACGCTGCCCTCCTCCGGCACAACTTGCGCAGCCCCTTGCGCGGAGGCGGTTGCTCCCAGTGCCGCAAGGTCGGCCTCCGCCGCCGCCAGACGCGCCAGCGTGTCGGCCTCGGGCCGCATACCGTAGGCCAGCCGCGTCAGCAGGCAGGGCCGTGCGCGCTGCCACGGCCTGTCCAGCCCAGTGGCGCGGGCAGCCTCGCGCACTTGCGCCTTGGTCAGCCCGGCTTCGGCCAAGGGGGAACGCACGCGACCCTCTTCAAGCGCGCGCAGTCCTGGCCTGTAGGCCTGCAAATCATCCGCATTGGTGCCATCGCAGAGCACGCGGTCATGAGCTTCCGCCATGGGGGCAAGCTCACCGCGCAGCAGAGCCACCAAGCCGGTCTTGCATCCGTAGCAACGCTGGGGGCTGTTGGTCTCCACCTCCGCCAGGGCAAGAGGATCAAACCGCGCCGTGTGCAGGCGCAGGCCGCGCTCACGCGCCCAGGCTGCGGCCCCGGCGCTTTCCTGCGGGGGGATGTGCGGGCCGTAAACATGCACGGCCAGCACGTCGCAACCGCACAACAGGGCCGCGTGGCATAAAAAACGGCTGTCCAGCCCGCCGGAAAAAGCCACCGCCACGCGGGGCAGACCGCGCAGCACAGCGGCAAGCGCAGCTGGAACCTGATCCGCATGGAAAGGATTTTTACTCATACCTTTGTCTTTTGATGCGGCAGAAGTCCGCATAAACCTTGGGGCCGAGCCTACCAGGTCATACGCACCTTGGCCCCGTGCCCGGCCATATATTCCTTGCACTGCCGGATGGAATACTGCCCATAGTGAACAATGGACGCGATCAGCGCAGCAGAGGCCCCGCCCTCGGTAACTGCCTCGAGCATGTGGCGCGGTTCACCCGCACCGCCGGAAGCGATCACG
Protein-coding sequences here:
- a CDS encoding zinc ribbon domain-containing protein; this encodes MPIYEYQCPKCQHTFEEWVKASESHGQEPCPKCGEPSPRIMSHTSFVLKGGGWYVSDYGYRKGVTEEGGSTASSTDTSGGSFAPASGGTAGEKASASASDSGTNAAKAAPAPTPTTGSAASAPTKAASSAS
- a CDS encoding PP-loop family protein, giving the protein MSKNPFHADQVPAALAAVLRGLPRVAVAFSGGLDSRFLCHAALLCGCDVLAVHVYGPHIPPQESAGAAAWARERGLRLHTARFDPLALAEVETNSPQRCYGCKTGLVALLRGELAPMAEAHDRVLCDGTNADDLQAYRPGLRALEEGRVRSPLAEAGLTKAQVREAARATGLDRPWQRARPCLLTRLAYGMRPEADTLARLAAAEADLAALGATASAQGAAQVVPEEGSVGALGDFRLRLTPEPVLQAEKLPEELLHELRNILIRHGFWPCGLEAGGNISGFYDAGNSAGRH